The Aspergillus fumigatus Af293 chromosome 3, whole genome shotgun sequence region AAGGTGAAGGGAGAAGTTTTGTCACTCcgaaggtcaaggaagctGGATGCTTATCGCTTATCAGTGCGGGGAAGCATTTTCAAATCGCAATAGCTATCTTGGACTGAGTCGACTGACAACATTCGAAGCTTTCGAGAATTAAAGCGTCGTCTGCACATAGTGTTCATATCTTAGGTCTATTTCTACTCAGGTCTATCGAGTGGTCGACCGTCACTTGCTGTTTATAAAGCCGCATCACAATCCCATTACTCCTGCACAATTACCGCAACCGCTTCATACGGTTGAAGAGACCACTTCTCTCCAGCAAATCTCGGTGACGCTTTCTTTGCCTCTTCATAAGTGTTGAGCAGCACCTCCCTCACACCCTTGATCCCATTGGCAGCAGGACTCCACTCCAGTGTCTTGTCCGTGAAATTACCCACTACTAACGCCTTCTGATTTTCATATTGTCGAGTATACGCGAAGACCTCCTGGCTGTCGCCGTCCACCATCTCGAAATTACCATAGACGAATATATCCAGGTATTTCTTGCGAAGGCCCAACACAGACGCCCAGTAGTGGTACGTCGAGTTCGGATCGTTGACCTCTGCTTCGGCGTTGATGCGCACATAGTCCGGATTGACTGACATCCAGGGCTTCACATCTGGCCCTGTGAAGCCGCCATTCGGTCCTGAACTCCATTGAACTGGCGTGCGCGCGTTGTCTCGTGATTTTTTCTGATACTCCTGTTTGGCAATCTGCTGTGCTTTAGTGTCGAATTGCTTTGTTTTTAGCAGCCTGTTTGCGTCAGTCATGTTCATGAACAGGTAGGGTGAATACATACTCATGCCAATGGTTGAGGCAGTCAATATCCTTATACTCCTCGATTCCCCATTCCACTGGCACGTTTCTCATGCCTAGTTCTTGGCCCTGGTAGATGAATGGCGTGCCAGCCTGTAGCGTTAGGATAGTAGCCAGGAGCTTGGATGCTACCAGGCGATGCTCCTCCTTTGCCTGGGTGTATCGATCGATCGACCGCGGCTGATCATGGTTTTCCCAATACAGAGCATTCCACCCATCGTTTTCATACATAAACTTCTCCCATCTCTCAAAGAAGGCCTTCAGGTCAGTTAGTTTCCAGCTTCCGGGCACGAACTTGTCAAATTCTCCGTGATCAATATCCACATGCTCAAAGTTGAAGATCATGTTGATCTCGTTGCGGTCGAAACGGACAGCCTTCAGAACCTCCTCCGTGTCTTTGACGAATGGCATCTCACCAACACTGAAAGCGTCGTAATCTCTGAGAATCTGGCCCAGACCCTGTAGGTACTCGTGTAGGCGGGGTCCGTTGGCGTAGTATTTGTCGGCCCATTGCCAGATACTTTGGGGATCTTTGACATCGGCGTCAGGGAAGCTCTGCTCCTTGCTGATAAAGTTAATCACGTCCATCCGAAATCCGTCCGCTCCTTTGTCCAGCCAAAACCGCATAATGTCGTGGACTGCCTCGCGCACAGGTGGGTGCTCCCAGTTGAGATCAGGCTGTTCCTTGGCATACAGGTGGAGGTAGTATTCATCCGTGAGCTCGTCGTACTGCCAAGCGCTTCCTGCTTCTGTCAGTATCTGGCTGAGTTTCTTCGGCCAGTCGAGCATACCTTGAAAATGAGATATCCAGTTATTTGGTGGATGGCGCTTTCCCTGCTCATCGTACCTTGGCGGCTTCCATATGTACCAGTTGCGATACGGGTTATCCTTTGAACTGCGGGATTTCTTGAACCATTCATGCTGGTCACTCGTATGGTTGACCACCAAGTCCATCAAAAGCTTCATTCCTCGCTTGTGGCACTCCTCTATTAGCTTCTCCACATCCGCGACAGTGCCGTACTCGTCTGCGATGCTATAGTAATCGGAAATATCATAGCCCATATCCACCTGAGGGGATTTGTAGGACGGACACAGCCAGActatatctactcctagGTTTTTGATATAGTCGAGCTTGGAAATGATGCCGGGAATATCCCCAATGCCGTCATCGTTGGAATCTTTGAAGGAAGCCGGGTAGATCTGGTAGACGGAGCACTCCTTCCACCAAGCACGGTGGATCTGGCTGCTGGGTTTGACCATCTCGCAGCCACGGCGGTCTTGCTTCCGTGGACGTCAAGAACTCCTGGTTTCTTTTTTAGATTACTGTGTTCTCGCGAGGAGGGATTGCTCGGTCTAATAAAGCATTGGCGGGGCAGCCAGCGATCACTGATGCGGAGAAATTCTCGGTGGGTTTCTGGTGCGCCAACCAGTCTTTATGTAGATGGACCAACGATGTAGATTATAGGATGGCTAATAAGGATATTATGGGTCGTACATGCTGATCGAATGATGATGTGACACGGAGACCTGATCCGGTGGGATCCTGCAAATCACCTCGAGTTAGCTCCAACCATCGAAGGATCAAAGAGGGGTTTCCTGGGTACTTCATATACTTATACGGAGTGTGCGTTCAGAATGCTGTCGAAAGATAAGTGAGGTCTCTGGGATCATCTCAATCCTCGTCTATATCTGCGATCGTTTTCACGGCGGAACTCGTCCAGTTGTATATGCTTGTGGGCGATAATATCTCACGGGGAGACTATTTTTGTCTTGTTAGTTGAACATTAAAAGAAATCGTTGCAGCCCTGTTTTAAAACACGTAATACCCCTTGGATCAACTCGAGTATGCATTTGTGCCACGCTATAACCTAGACCGTTCAACGTGCAGGAAGCAGCCGCCCGGGCTATAGTGCATGAATTAGCAATGGCGTTGGAAGCATTTCCCTGAAGGAGTATTAAACCAGACGAGGCAATTGTAGCGAATCTAACGCTCTTTAAACAGACACAAAACAGAAGACAGAATAACTGCGAAAAGCAAGATCAGTTCATAGTCAGGCGCATCCCCTCAGGAACAGGTCAGGTAGCGGATACACCCGCCAGAGCCACAGGGACAACCCTAAACGGTGGTTTCGTTTACTATGGGATGCCTGAATAATGGTCATGCTTTACGAATGGCGCCCAAGTTGTGAGAAGAGCAGCTGGTTGTCTTTAGCCCCCGCAGATTGAGAACATTCAGCGGGCTCCTGATAGTCAGCTAATGTAATCCAGATTGAAGCTTTGGGTCTCACACTTCTGATTCGATATCATGTTACAGTGGTAGGCAAACAAGTATGAAAAAAGTAAAAGTAGTTGGTATACCTGTCTTTCAAGCATTTGACGTGGACTCGGAAGCTGTCGTGGGAAATgagtggaagagaagctTGGTGATGCTTCACTGTTCCACATCTGCTCAATGTTTTGTCTCTTCCACGTGTTGCATCAATCGCGAGTCTTCCGGCTTCTACACGCTTGCAAAACAGGCCAGGACATCTCTTCTAAGATATATCACTTCTCTGTCAACGAAATGCTTGCCTCGCCTCCACTATAGATTCTCTTGGGGGACATAACCAGTCCAGCTACCACTATTGCCTCAATTCTGCACATATGCTTCTACTACTGTGAGCGTCTGTCTACTCTCTCCAATATATGCAATGGGTTACTACCGACGCCATTTGTACTAAGATGGTTCTCACTCATCAGTTGATTTACCTCTTAACCTGTTCTTCGCTGACGCCGACTCCTTCCTGGCTCCTAATTCCGTGTGCAACAAATTTGACTCGTAAATGAACAGTATGCCTGGGATGTAAACGTTTGGTAGGGAGTTGTTTTTCTGTTTGCTTTAGGAAATCAACATTTGAGTCGTATGATCCAGCATTGACATATGTTAACTTCTAGCGGGTAGACAATGTTAGTCATGTCCACAATCAACCCATGCATAAGTTGCTGAATAGTCAGATCACAAGGGTTGAGGGATGATTCGATCTGAGCTCGCAGTCTATCGCGTTGAGGGTCATGTGGCTCGTTCATTTAGACATTTTCCAGTATATTGTCAATTGATTCAGATGTATCCTCTATGATGACTGTACTGTAGTAGGTCTTTGTGTACATGAAGcggtatatatatacatatatcAGGCTATCCGATATCGATTTGACTATGCCTGCAGGACTGAACCTGCCCtcaatctacggagtagacccTACCGTTTTGAGTCGAATATATTGCTAACTGTTCCTTTCACATGCTCCTGTATTTGATTGCGCCTCAGATGTCAGGATCAGCACAGCCTATCATGTGTCTCACTGTTGTGAGCATTGACCATGGCAGGGAAGCTCAGATCACTACAAAAACCCCTCTAGTCTATTGCAAATCATTTCATCCGACAATTTACGCGCTTGGCAAAAACCCTATTTCGACAGAGAACATAACCTTGCAATGTATCCTTCTACGTCTCTTGCCGTTTGGGCCTATGCCCTACTTCTTCTAGCGTCCCCGAGTCCTGCTGACGCGACATCGAATTCTGAAAGGTTCGAATAGCAAGCGACTCCACGCATATGGTGTAATGCAATGAAACTAACATAATTGCAGACGAAACGTGAGCTCTGAAGAATGTACTCACCCACCTCTCAACAGTTGCAACTTCTACGCACAATGCCTCGAGTCTCGCTACCACTGTGGACAATCAGGCTATCCGATCGGGTTCGGCCAGAAATTCTGTGAAAAGTCTCTTGTCTGGAGACCCAAGATGAGCGTGTCCGGCCAGGAATGGATCACGAAGACAATGCTCTGCCTGCAAGAGGAATTGGTCCTCTTCACCAACGGTCCAGAGCTGCAGACCTGCAGTGAGCTGAAGCAGTATGCCCTCAGCACACATGCCGAATGTTACGTGAGAAGCGGTGTCTGCACTCTGCCGATTGAGGACTGGGGAAAGATTTTAGAAATTGTCGGTCCGGCTTTGATTTCTGAACTGGAGAACTTCAAATCGGCGTTTGAGACTGCCGGAGACTGCGTGAAGTTGTATATCTGGTTATTGGGCAAGATTTTCCACCACTCTGCGTCTTCTCTAGATTCAAATGAATTTCTACAGCCTCCTGGTGGTGCGCGGGTTGAAGATTGGGAAGGATGGGCCGGTTCCCGGCAGCCAGTAGACATGACTTATATTTGATGTGTATGATAATGAGAAAGCTTGCTACAAAGCTGAGGCAAAGCACCAGAGCATAATGTGCCGATGGGGCTTTAGCAATGAATGTCATACTTGTTCAAAGTGCCTTGTCCTTCCTTTCTACAGTCCGACGATGTAACCCGAATACTGGAACGTTTCTACAAGAGGATCTTCTGCCCAAGAGATTGTGCCTGAAACTCTGCTATTGCTCACGTAGCATGAGAGGTAAACTGTAGGTATTTCTCTCCAATGTTGGCCTCGAGATGGCCTTCAAACCCTTCCATTCCAGTTATCAGTCTATCCACCACTCGATTAAGTGCAGTCGTCTTTCTCTCCATAAGCGGGAATTGCCCCAAGCTTTTCAGATTCAACCACTGTCCGGTCCATGCAAGCCTGTTGACGTCCCCCGTATAAATAAAGCAAAGAAAAATATATAAGCCATGTACTTCACTTCCGGAGAACACTACAATCCACTGCTTGTACGACTGAGTAGTTCGAGAACATGTTGGGGACAAGGTTCTATCCAGTTGCCCTCCAAGTTAGTATTCATGATCAGGGCCTGAAAAACATGAAGGGCGTTTGCGGCCACGGCTTACCTCCACAGTCATGTAAATATCCGGGATTAGATCAGTAAACCGATGATGAGCAACACTATAGAGCAAGGAACTGGCATGGCAAAGACGAAGCAGACTGATTTTCAAGCATACCATGAATGCCACGCAAATGCATGACAGTTGATGTCTTGATGGTAGAGACATACTCTTTAGGATTTGAAGCCTCTATTGTCTGAATTTCTTCCGGGATGCCTTAATCGCAGTCTGTAGCTTCCCCGTTGACCAAATGTCAAAACGATAGCGTAGCATAATAGCTTCATGTTCTTTGCTTGACCTAAAAAGCCTTTCAAGTCTAGCCAAGGTCATATATGGTTACTCCCTACAAAGGATGCTCATATATAGATCAATTGACAACCCCTGCACTGTATGCACAGCTCGTAATGAAGCATAACATGTCTAAGCTATGCGTCTTTTCACCTTCATGCCCTGTGCTGTCTATGAAGGCAGCATTATTCACAATCGATATTCACTTCTACGTGGATATAGCTTTTCCGAACCGCCTGACGTCCAGATCCTGTTTCTTCAGATGGGCCAGCCGAGTGGTCTGAGTCAAATTAACGGAGTATTCTGTGAGTTTATTCACAATCCACCCCATATAGAAGGCTCTCGCACTGAGAAGAACAGGGACGAGCCATCGTTGTCTCTTCTAGGAAGCCTATCATTCACCTACAACGCTTCTCTAGGGATAGCGCCACCGCCATCGACCTCCCCAGAAGTGATGATGGCAGAGATTTCTGTATTGGACATTCACGACTCCAAAAGATTAAGCGAGATAGCTGTTATAGTGCACTCTTTAGCGACAAGATCTCAGGTATAAAttctcccttcttctcatgCTTCTGCTCccctttctctctttccctccttACCCTGCTTCACATCAATaatcttctctttcttgttAGAATCTTCTCACTCTCATCGATCAACAACATCTTCGCTCATACATCCCTTCTTGTGACGACTTGTCAAGCTTCAGTCACAATGAAGTTCTCCACTTTCGCGCTCGGCATGTTTGCTGGTATGGCAGCTTCTGCTGCTATACCTGCTTCTGTCGTTGATGGCATGAACCTCTCTGACAATGGTCTTGGTACGTTCTTACCTCTTGCGTTCGGTCTTATCCCAATTGagtctctttcctcttcttttcaaCCTTCCAACCAATCGTCTCATCCTACTAACATCTATTTTTCTCCAACATCAATAGGCCTTGTCAACGCTGGTGATCCTGTTTGCCACAAAAATTCTGACTGCGGTCCCGGCATTGGTTACTGTTACAAGGGCATCTGTGTTGCCGACCCCCCCAAGGTTGAACGCGACGATCCCATCTGCCACAAGAACTCCGACTGCGGTCCTGGTGTGGGTTACTGCTACAAGGGAATCTGTGTCGCCGACCCTCCCAAGCTCACTCGAGATGATGCTTCTATCGTTACTTGCCATACTAACAAAGATTGCTTCAACGGTCTTTGCATTGCTGGTATTTGCCATTGGGGCATTGGAGAGAGTTCCGCCTCAAACACTGCGAACCAGAATTCTGCCTCCCTTGTTCAGACTTCTGAACCTGCGGATCCCGTTTGCCACAAGAACTCCGACTGTGGTCCTGGCGTTGGTTACTGCTATCATGGCATTTGTCTTGCGGACCCTCCCAAGCTCACCTCTCGTGACGACCCCATCTGCCACAAGAACTCCGACTGCGGTCCAGGTGTTGGTTACTGTTACCATGGCATCTGTGTCGCTGACCCTCCCAAGGATGCTCGTGAAGTGTCGGCCGACCCTGTCTGCCACAAGAACTCCGACTGTGGTCCTGGCGTTGGCTACTGTTATCATGGCATCTGTGTCGCTGACCCTCCCATGCTTGCCCGTGATGAACAGACTGATCCCGTCTGCCACAAGAACTCCGACTGTGGTCCCGGTGTGGGTTACTGCTATCATGGCATCTGTGTCGCTGGTCCTCCCGTTGTTCCTCGCGGCGAAGAAGCCGATCCTGTGTGCCACAAGGACTCCGATTGCGGTCCAGGTGTTGGCTACTGCTACCATGGCATTTGCCTTGCTGAGCCTCCCAAGTGAGGAGTTTTGTTGGCTCACTGGAAGCAAGTGGTTGTTGCTGGTAagctttcttctcttctcttctctgacATGACGACTTCTTACTAACATGGTTCTGCAGACGCAATGAACTTACCTTGTCACTTTTGTGTTTTCGACATCGACACAGTGCTTCTCTCCCGGGTTTTCACTCATGGTTAACGTCGCTCGGTGGATGACTGGATCGTCTTTAGTAGCTTGATGTTCTATGGGTGGTCGAGTTTGGGGGGATGAAGATTGATCATTTACTGGTTTTAAACAGTCTCACAATCTGCAAGTAGATTAGTGAATTTATGACCTTCTGCTTCACCTTTTTCTTCATTCTGCTCTGAGTAGATTGTAATATGACCTTATGCTTAGTCGCATTTGCCTCTCTCCGGGCGGTTCAATGGAAACTTGAGACCAACATCAGTATGCATTGCTTGTTTGGCTGTTGCTTCTAACCCACACATTCACGCCTGCCCCTATGCGAGGACTTATAGAAAGTTTagttcttttttctcccgATGACTCGTTATCTAGATTTTTCTTAGACGAGAAACTGCAAGTTTTGCCTCGTCAGTTGACGAATCTCAAAGCGTCGGCAAGCAATCATTGCATCAACGAGCGCATCACCATCAACAGAGCGTAGACCTTTGAAATGCAAAGCCAATGTATCATTCCTTGGTTCCCCGAAGAGCAACAGACTCATTTATTATGGAAGTCATGACCGCTGCCTCACTAAGTGTCATTCCaaatcatcgtcttcgaTTTACCATCTTCAGGAGTAATCTTCTAATCACATCTCTAGACCCTCCCTTGCTAACTTGCGCCATCGCTACTACACGCCTCAGCATCGTGTCTACCTCGCGCAGTCCTCGGAACGCTGGACCATGCAACTACTGGAAACATAGAATCGCTGAATCGCcgagggtgaggatgagataCATGCTTGGACATGGTTGCTCGTGTGTCGGCCGCAGGCCGTTGAGTTGGCTCCCGTCAAGTGGATGAGGCTGCCACGACTTGACGTATAGACATCGTTCTCGAGCgggcaaagaaagacaaagaaggaCAAGGCGAATGGATGGAGTATCTTCTCGACCAGGTCCAGAGCTTTGTGCATCTCTTCGAAAGTATTCCTGCTTGCTTAAGGTGTATCCTGATGAAACTCACAACTAAGATGCTTCTCAAGCGTCAGTCGAATAGTCATGTACTTTATGAAAGACACTGCGATGATGCGACCGAAAGACGACTTGAGGGTCTCGCGCCAACCCAGGAGAACTGGCATCTGAGGGACAGCAACAACCTTCGCCCGGTGATCAGGTATCTTAAGGGAGAAACCACGCCAAACGGCATTGAGCTGTTAGCCCGAACAAGCCACAGTGAAATCAACGTCCACGACCAATTAGCTATTAGCTTATTGAGgtaataatactatataagAAAATAAATGACTACTATATATACACATCCCCCAGTCTATAAGCGCTCTAGAAGCCAATAGAACACAGTGGGCCGTAATCCAATCCATCCAAGTTCTTCTGGTAGTATGTCATGCTGCCAACGCACTTGGGGCAGTAGAACACTCCCTCAGGATCgtacttcttcttgatcagcGCGAGACGGATGTAGTTGGTGCCGAAAAAGTCCGTAGCCCAGAGAGGGTCATTGCGGTCAGCCTGTCATAGTCAGTATGAATTTTAcagcgcaagaaggagcTAACGCACCTCGTTCATGTAGCTGCCCAAGAACGGCGTGAGTAGTCTCATGGCGCCGCCCTTGATGTATGTAATGTCGTCCTTGACAGCCTGAGCGGTGGCGGCATCCGCACCCTCGGGCCATCCTCGTGCGACGACGTTAACAATGTAGGTTGAGCGCCAGGCAGGATTCACGCCCGAGTAAGGATCAGAGCCGTCCGTGAGCACCTTTCCGCCGCCGACCATCTCCAAGCTGTTGATGGTGTACTCCTCGGGCTTGCCAGCGATGGCGCCAATCATGGAGCGGAGGATGGAAGGATTCACAGTCAGAGCACTCTTGTCGAACATGCGCGAGGTCAAGGCGGAATTGGCCGAACCGACGGGCTGGTGCATACCTGACATGGCGGTGTAATAGGCAGCATAGCTGGGGAACTGGTAGTAGTTGACGGTGATAAAGAGGGAGGTGCCGTTGTATTTTTGCAACTTGGACAACAGAGGCGCAAAGGCAGCTTGGGAAGCACTCAGCGACTTGCCCATGGTTGCAATGGCATGTACGTAGCCAATGGTCTGGTTGCCAAAGAGGGCCATGGGTCCGTTGATAGACCAGGTGCCGTAGCCAGAGTAGCCAGCGTCCGACAAAGCAGGATATTGACCATAGATGTCGGTGATAGCATCCAGGAGTGGGTCAGTGTTGCTGGTCAGCGGAGTGATGGTGAGAGACTGTGCAACGACAGGCAGGGTGGGATACGCTTTCAAGGTCATGGAGATAGCCACGCCGTAGGTGcctccgccaccaccacggATAGCAAAGTACAGATCAGAGTTCTGGCAAGCGTTTGCCGTGACAATGCTGCCATCGGCGAGAACAACTTGCGCTTCGAGAATCTGGTCGGCGCCGAGACCGTAATCGCGACTCGCGGGAGAATGGCCGCCACCTTGGGCGTAACCACCAATGACACCGACGGTCTATATGGTCAGTCTATACACTGCTCAAATGGAAGCCGGAACGGCGTACAGGATCGCCACCACCAACGATGGTCAAGTTGCGCTTGAAGACTTCGGAATACACGTCTTGCCAGACGTAACCTCCAGCGACGGTAAAGGCAGCACCAACCCAGTGACTCTTGCCACACCCATCCGACGCTTTGTAGCTTTCCTGGTACGTGATACCCTTCTGAATGTACTTGATCCAGATTTGGAGAGCTCCATATCCCTCCGACCTTGTTTCGTCAGCCGTTTCCGCAGAGGCGCAGCGGGAACAGACACATACTTTCCCAGGATATCATGTCCTGTGTTCCTTACAACCAAACGCACGTTATTCTTTTTCGCAAAGGCAATGCCCGTTGCCAGCTCCTCTGGTTCTGTCGCATTGATTGTGTACACTGGGGCTTGTCCCAGGGTGCACTTTCCGGGGGTTTCGCCGGAGCTCAGATCGACAGGAGGACACGAGTCATCAGTCGGGTAAACGTAACCGACGGGAGACAGAGACTGGAACGTAGAATTGTTCCATTGCGAGTTCACGTAGGCGCACTGTTCCGCATTCTGGTAAGGACCTGGGTAGCAGGAGATCGCGGGCGGCGTATCAAGAATGAGTTTGCCGGAGACGGAAGAGTTCAATGCATTCCAGGTATCAATGGAAGGCCAGCAGGAATCACCTGGTGCCTTTGAGAGGTCAGCCTATCGCTTTGTACTCTATTGAGCGGGATACTTGCGCATTTGCACGAGGGCCCGAAGGTAGCATAACTGAGCCCGGACAGGGCTAGTAATGAAAGGAACGTCGAGCCCATTGAGACTAGAACTGGGCTGGATTAGAAGAATgaacgaaaaagaaaagaagagaaagaagcggCAAGGAACGAATGACAGATGTTGGAAGCAAGTAATATCAACGCCCACGAGAGGGATGTTGAGTGCCCCATTTAAGTATCAGAACTAGATTGGTGCACTTACATAACATGCATGAATGGATGCAGTTATGCAGGTACCAGCAGCCATTGTCCTGGAGTCCAGACAAGACCGTTATTGATTGGGGACGTAATTGAATGCAACCTGGCGTCGAACTACCGAAATTAGTGCACAGGCTGGTGACATCGGTTAGGTGCTTAGCTTTCGTTCCGTGTGAAC contains the following coding sequences:
- a CDS encoding glycoside hydrolase family 13 protein; the encoded protein is MVKPSSQIHRAWWKECSVYQIYPASFKDSNDDGIGDIPGIISKLDYIKNLGVDIVWLCPSYKSPQVDMGYDISDYYSIADEYGTVADVEKLIEECHKRGMKLLMDLVVNHTSDQHEWFKKSRSSKDNPYRNWYIWKPPRYDEQGKRHPPNNWISHFQGSAWQYDELTDEYYLHLYAKEQPDLNWEHPPVREAVHDIMRFWLDKGADGFRMDVINFISKEQSFPDADVKDPQSIWQWADKYYANGPRLHEYLQGLGQILRDYDAFSVGEMPFVKDTEEVLKAVRFDRNEINMIFNFEHVDIDHGEFDKFVPGSWKLTDLKAFFERWEKFMYENDGWNALYWENHDQPRSIDRYTQAKEEHRLVASKLLATILTLQAGTPFIYQGQELGMRNVPVEWGIEEYKDIDCLNHWHELLKTKQFDTKAQQIAKQEYQKKSRDNARTPVQWSSGPNGGFTGPDVKPWMSVNPDYVRINAEAEVNDPNSTYHYWASVLGLRKKYLDIFVYGNFEMVDGDSQEVFAYTRQYENQKALVVGNFTDKTLEWSPAANGIKGVREVLLNTYEEAKKASPRFAGEKWSLQPYEAVAVIVQE